One window of the Klebsiella oxytoca genome contains the following:
- the alaA gene encoding alanine transaminase AlaA — MSPIEKSSKLDNVCYDIRGPVLKEAKRLEEEGNKVLKLNIGNPAPFGFDAPDEILVDVIRNLPTAQGYCDSKGLYSARKAIMQHYQARGMRDVTVEDIYIGNGVSELIVQAMQALLNSGDEMLVPAPDYPLWTAAVALSSGKAVHYLCDESSDWFPDLDDIRAKITPRTRGIVIINPNNPTGAVYSKELLMEIVEIARQNNLIIFADEIYDKILYDEAQHHSIAPLAPDLLTITFNGLSKTYRVAGFRQGWMVLNGPKKHAKGYIEGLEMLASMRLCANVPAQHAIQTALGGYQSISEFIVPGGRLYEQRNRAWELINEIPGVSCTKPQGALYMFPKIDAKRFNIHDDQKMVLDFLLQEKVLLVQGTAFNWPWPDHVRIVTLPREDDLEMAITRFGRFLSGYHQL, encoded by the coding sequence ATGTCCCCCATCGAAAAATCCAGCAAGTTAGACAACGTTTGTTATGACATCCGCGGCCCGGTTCTGAAAGAGGCGAAACGCCTTGAAGAAGAAGGCAACAAAGTCCTGAAGCTGAACATCGGCAACCCAGCGCCGTTTGGCTTTGACGCGCCTGACGAAATCCTCGTTGATGTCATCCGCAATCTTCCTACCGCCCAGGGCTACTGCGATTCCAAAGGACTGTATTCCGCTCGTAAGGCCATCATGCAGCACTACCAGGCCCGCGGTATGCGTGATGTGACGGTAGAGGATATTTATATCGGGAACGGCGTTTCTGAGCTTATCGTCCAGGCCATGCAGGCGCTGCTGAACAGCGGCGATGAGATGCTGGTTCCGGCGCCAGATTACCCGCTCTGGACTGCCGCAGTAGCGCTTTCCAGCGGCAAAGCAGTGCATTATCTCTGCGATGAGTCGTCCGACTGGTTCCCGGACCTCGACGATATTCGCGCCAAGATTACCCCGCGTACCCGCGGTATCGTGATTATTAATCCGAATAACCCAACCGGCGCGGTATACTCAAAGGAGCTGCTGATGGAGATCGTTGAGATCGCCCGTCAGAATAACCTCATCATTTTCGCCGATGAGATCTACGACAAGATCCTCTACGATGAGGCGCAACACCACTCGATTGCCCCGCTGGCCCCGGATCTGCTGACTATTACCTTTAACGGTTTGTCGAAAACCTATCGTGTTGCCGGTTTCCGCCAGGGCTGGATGGTTCTTAACGGACCGAAGAAACACGCAAAAGGCTATATCGAGGGCCTGGAGATGCTGGCCTCAATGCGCCTGTGCGCTAACGTCCCGGCCCAGCATGCGATCCAGACGGCTCTCGGCGGCTATCAGAGCATCAGTGAATTTATTGTTCCCGGCGGGCGCTTATATGAACAGCGTAACCGCGCCTGGGAGCTGATTAACGAAATTCCTGGCGTGTCGTGCACTAAGCCGCAAGGCGCGCTGTATATGTTCCCGAAAATCGACGCTAAACGCTTTAATATTCACGATGACCAGAAGATGGTGCTCGATTTTCTGCTGCAGGAAAAAGTGCTGCTGGTTCAGGGGACCGCCTTTAACTGGCCATGGCCGGACCACGTGCGTATCGTGACCCTGCCGCGCGAAGACGATCTTGAAATGGCGATTACCCGTTTCGGGCGCTTCCTTTCCGGCTATCACCAGCTCTGA
- the yfbR gene encoding 5'-deoxynucleotidase: MSQSHFFAHLSRLKLIGRWPLMRNVRTENVSEHSLQVAMVAHALAAIKNRKFGGQVNAERIALLAMYHDASEVLTGDLPTPVKYFNSQIAQEYKAIEKIAQQKLIEMVPDELRDIFEPLIDEHRYSEEEKSLVKQADALCAYLKCLEELSAGNNEFLLAKGRLEKTLESRRSAEMDYFMRVFVPSFHLSLDEISQDSPL, encoded by the coding sequence ATGAGTCAGAGTCATTTTTTTGCCCATCTCTCCCGCCTGAAACTGATCGGCCGCTGGCCGCTGATGCGCAACGTGCGCACCGAAAACGTCTCCGAACACAGTTTGCAGGTCGCAATGGTGGCCCATGCGCTGGCGGCGATTAAAAACCGTAAATTCGGCGGTCAGGTTAACGCCGAGCGAATCGCGCTGCTGGCGATGTATCACGATGCTTCGGAAGTGCTGACCGGCGACCTGCCGACGCCGGTGAAATATTTCAATTCGCAGATAGCGCAAGAGTACAAAGCTATCGAAAAAATCGCCCAGCAGAAACTGATCGAGATGGTTCCTGACGAGCTCCGCGATATTTTCGAACCGCTAATCGATGAACATCGCTATAGCGAAGAGGAAAAATCCCTCGTCAAGCAGGCAGATGCGCTCTGTGCTTACCTGAAGTGTCTGGAAGAGCTATCTGCGGGGAATAATGAATTTCTGCTGGCCAAAGGCCGCCTTGAGAAAACGCTGGAATCGCGCCGCAGCGCAGAGATGGACTATTTTATGCGGGTATTTGTGCCGAGCTTCCATCTCTCCCTCGATGAAATCAGCCAGGATTCGCCTCTCTGA
- the ackA gene encoding acetate kinase: MSSKLVLVLNCGSSSLKFAIIDAVNGDEYLSGLAECFHLPEARIKWKMDGSKQEADLGAGAAHSEALNFIVNTILAQKPELSAQLTAIGHRIVHGGEKYTSSVVIDDSVIQGIKDSASFAPLHNPAHLIGIAEALKSFPHLKDKNVAVFDTAFHQTMPEESYLYALPYNLYKEHGVRRYGAHGTSHFYVTQEAAKLLNKPVEELNIITCHLGNGGSVSAIRNGKCVDTSMGLTPLEGLVMGTRSGDIDPAIIFHLHDALGMSVDAINKMLTKESGLLGLTEVTSDCRYVEDNYQEKADAKRAMDVYCHRLAKYIGSYTALMDGRLDAVVFTGGIGENAAMVRELSLGKLGVLGFEVDHERNLAARFGKSGFINKEGTRPAVVIPTNEELVIAQDAHRLTA; the protein is encoded by the coding sequence ATGTCGAGTAAGTTAGTACTGGTTCTGAACTGCGGTAGCTCCTCTCTGAAATTCGCTATCATTGACGCCGTCAACGGTGATGAATACCTGTCCGGTTTAGCAGAATGTTTCCATCTTCCTGAAGCCCGTATCAAATGGAAAATGGACGGCAGCAAACAAGAGGCCGATTTAGGCGCTGGCGCTGCTCACAGTGAAGCGCTGAACTTTATCGTTAACACTATTCTGGCACAAAAACCAGAACTGTCTGCACAGCTGACCGCAATCGGCCATCGCATCGTTCACGGTGGTGAGAAATACACCAGTTCCGTGGTTATCGATGACTCCGTTATCCAGGGAATTAAAGACTCCGCCTCTTTCGCTCCGCTGCATAACCCTGCGCACCTGATCGGTATCGCTGAAGCGCTGAAATCTTTCCCTCATCTGAAAGACAAAAACGTTGCCGTATTCGACACCGCTTTCCATCAGACCATGCCGGAAGAATCTTACCTCTATGCCCTTCCGTACAACCTGTACAAAGAACACGGCGTACGTCGCTACGGCGCACACGGCACCAGCCACTTCTATGTGACTCAGGAAGCGGCGAAACTTCTGAACAAACCGGTTGAAGAGCTGAACATCATCACCTGCCATCTGGGCAACGGTGGTTCCGTTTCCGCTATCCGCAACGGTAAATGCGTTGACACCTCCATGGGTCTGACCCCGCTGGAAGGCCTGGTTATGGGTACCCGCTCTGGCGATATCGACCCGGCAATCATTTTCCATCTGCACGATGCCCTGGGCATGAGCGTAGATGCAATCAATAAGATGCTGACCAAAGAGTCCGGTCTGCTCGGCCTGACCGAAGTGACCAGCGACTGCCGCTACGTTGAAGACAACTACCAGGAAAAAGCGGATGCGAAACGTGCAATGGACGTTTACTGCCATCGCCTGGCAAAATACATCGGCTCCTACACCGCGCTGATGGACGGTCGTCTGGACGCCGTGGTGTTCACCGGCGGTATCGGTGAGAACGCAGCGATGGTACGCGAACTGTCTCTGGGCAAACTGGGCGTACTGGGCTTCGAAGTTGATCACGAACGTAACCTGGCAGCCCGTTTCGGCAAGTCTGGCTTCATCAACAAAGAAGGCACTCGCCCGGCTGTCGTCATTCCGACCAACGAAGAGCTGGTCATCGCGCAAGACGCCCACCGTCTGACCGCCTGA
- a CDS encoding LysR family transcriptional regulator produces MINENRSILNLDLDLLRTFVAVADLNTFAAAAVAVCRTQSAVSQQMQRLEQLVGKELFARHGRNKLLTEQGIQLLGYARKILRFNDEACMSLMYSSLQGTLTVGASDETAETILPFLLNRIGSFYPKLTLEIKVLNHLDIVDMLANGTIDLALTTRQTNDFEMLTLRTSPTLWYCAADYVLPQGESVPLILLDAPDPFREDIITVLNAARVTWHLSHAASSMAGVKAAVKAGLGVTAQPVEMMSPEFRVPGRSDGLPELPDTRYMLSCNPQKASELTRAIFQSLSAEHEPWSSPRVYTPEGGDSSFVS; encoded by the coding sequence ATGATAAATGAAAATCGTTCGATACTAAATTTAGACCTCGATCTCTTGAGAACCTTTGTTGCCGTCGCCGATCTTAATACATTTGCCGCTGCCGCCGTTGCGGTGTGCCGGACTCAGTCAGCGGTAAGCCAGCAAATGCAGCGGCTGGAACAGTTGGTTGGAAAAGAACTTTTTGCTCGCCACGGGCGCAATAAACTCCTGACAGAGCAGGGCATTCAGCTACTGGGCTATGCGCGGAAAATTCTGCGTTTTAATGATGAAGCCTGCATGTCCCTCATGTACAGCAGCCTGCAGGGAACTCTTACCGTTGGTGCTTCCGATGAGACAGCAGAGACTATTTTACCGTTCCTGTTAAATCGGATTGGCAGTTTTTATCCCAAGCTCACGCTGGAAATCAAAGTCCTTAACCATCTCGATATTGTCGATATGCTGGCAAACGGGACCATCGATCTTGCGTTGACCACTCGTCAGACGAATGATTTTGAGATGCTGACGCTACGCACTTCGCCAACGCTATGGTACTGCGCCGCGGATTATGTCCTCCCGCAGGGGGAGTCTGTCCCGCTCATTCTGCTGGATGCTCCGGATCCATTCCGCGAAGATATCATTACGGTACTCAACGCCGCGCGGGTTACCTGGCATCTTTCCCATGCCGCATCCTCAATGGCCGGAGTGAAAGCCGCCGTGAAGGCCGGGCTTGGCGTGACGGCGCAGCCGGTAGAGATGATGAGTCCTGAGTTTCGCGTGCCGGGGAGGAGCGATGGCTTACCCGAGCTCCCGGATACCCGTTATATGTTGAGCTGTAATCCTCAGAAGGCAAGCGAGCTGACCCGGGCTATTTTTCAGTCGTTGAGTGCTGAGCATGAGCCGTGGTCTTCACCGCGAGTTTATACCCCGGAAGGGGGAGATAGTTCCTTTGTTTCCTGA
- the nuoA gene encoding NADH-quinone oxidoreductase subunit NuoA produces MRMSTSTEVIAHHWAFALFLIIAIGLCCLMLVGGWYLGGRARARSKNTPFESGIDSVGSARLRLSAKFYLVAMFFVIFDVEALYLYAWSTSIRESGWVGFVEAAIFILVLLAGLVYLVRIGALDWTPTRSRRTLVNPETDSPTNRHTQ; encoded by the coding sequence ATGCGTATGTCAACATCCACTGAAGTCATCGCTCATCATTGGGCATTCGCTTTATTTCTCATCATCGCTATCGGCCTGTGCTGCCTGATGCTTGTCGGCGGCTGGTATCTTGGCGGTCGCGCACGCGCACGTAGCAAAAACACGCCGTTTGAATCAGGGATTGACTCCGTTGGTTCGGCTCGCTTACGTCTTTCTGCGAAGTTTTATCTGGTTGCCATGTTCTTCGTTATCTTCGACGTGGAAGCCCTGTATCTCTACGCATGGTCGACTTCAATCCGCGAAAGCGGCTGGGTCGGCTTTGTGGAAGCCGCAATTTTCATTTTAGTGTTACTGGCTGGTCTGGTTTATCTCGTTCGCATCGGCGCACTGGATTGGACGCCTACGCGCTCCCGTCGCACGCTGGTTAACCCGGAAACAGACAGTCCCACTAACCGTCATACGCAGTAA
- a CDS encoding YfbU family protein — MEMTNAQRLILSNQYKMMTMLDPDNAERYRRLQTIIERGYGLQMRELDREFGQLSEETCRTVIDIMEMYHALHVSWTNLKDASGIDERRVTFLGFDVATEARYLGYVRFMVNVEGRYSHFDAGTHGFNSQTPMWEKYQRMLATWHSCPRQYHLSSNEINQIINA, encoded by the coding sequence ATGGAAATGACCAATGCGCAGCGTCTGATTTTATCGAATCAGTACAAGATGATGACGATGCTCGATCCGGACAACGCCGAACGCTACCGCCGCCTGCAGACCATCATCGAGCGAGGCTATGGCCTGCAGATGCGTGAACTGGACCGCGAGTTTGGCCAGCTCTCCGAGGAAACGTGCCGCACCGTCATTGATATTATGGAGATGTACCACGCGCTGCACGTTTCCTGGACGAACCTGAAGGACGCCAGCGGAATCGACGAGCGTCGGGTGACTTTCCTTGGTTTTGACGTGGCGACGGAAGCCCGTTATCTCGGCTATGTCCGCTTTATGGTTAACGTTGAGGGGCGCTATAGCCACTTTGACGCCGGAACTCACGGCTTTAACTCCCAGACGCCGATGTGGGAAAAATATCAGCGTATGCTCGCGACCTGGCACTCCTGCCCGCGCCAGTATCACTTAAGCAGTAACGAAATTAATCAAATTATCAACGCCTGA
- the yfbV gene encoding terminus macrodomain insulation protein YfbV yields the protein MSGPENRPVSFFGLFRHGQHYAKTWPLDKRLAPVFIENRIIRATRYAIRIMPPVAIFTLCWQIALGGQLGPAVATALFALSLPMQGLWWLGKRSVTPLPPSVLNWFYEVRGKLQEAGQALTPVNGKPDYQALADTLKRAFKQLDKTFLDDL from the coding sequence ATGTCTGGTCCTGAGAATCGCCCTGTGAGTTTTTTTGGCTTGTTTCGCCACGGGCAGCACTATGCCAAGACTTGGCCTCTGGATAAGCGTCTTGCCCCGGTGTTTATCGAAAACCGTATTATTCGCGCTACTCGCTATGCGATTCGTATTATGCCGCCGGTGGCTATTTTTACGCTGTGCTGGCAAATTGCCCTCGGTGGTCAGCTGGGTCCAGCGGTTGCAACCGCGCTGTTCGCGCTGAGCCTGCCAATGCAGGGGTTGTGGTGGTTGGGTAAGCGTTCGGTAACGCCTCTGCCGCCCTCAGTGCTTAACTGGTTTTATGAAGTACGCGGTAAACTGCAGGAGGCTGGCCAGGCGCTAACGCCGGTTAACGGTAAGCCTGATTACCAGGCTTTAGCTGACACGCTTAAGCGCGCTTTCAAACAACTGGATAAAACTTTCCTGGATGATTTGTAA
- the pta gene encoding phosphate acetyltransferase codes for MSRTIMLIPTGTSVGLTSVSLGVVRAMERKGVRLSVFKPIAQPRAGGDAPDQTTTIIRANSGLPAAEPLKMSHVESLLSSNQKDVLMEEIIANYHANAQDAEVVLVEGLVPTRKHQFAQSLNYEIAKTLNAEIVFVMSQGTDTPEQLNERVELTRSSFGGAKNTNITGVIVNKLNAPVDEQGRTRPDLSEIFDDSSKAKVVKIDPAQLQKGSSLPVLGAVPWSFDLIATRAIDMAHHLNATIINEGDINTRRVKSVTFCARSIPHMLEHFRAGSLLVTSADRPDVLVAACLAAMNGVEIGAILLTGGYEMDERISKLCERAFATGLPVFMVNTNTWQTSLSLQSFNLEVPVDDHERIEKVQEYVANYINADWIESLTATSERSRRLSPPAFRYQLTELARKAGKRVVLPEGNEPRTVKAAAICAERGIATCVLLGNPDEITRVAASQGVELGAGIEIVDPEVVRESYVARLVELRKSKGMTEAVAREQLEDNVVLGTLMLEQDEVDGLVSGAVHTTANTIRPPLQLIKTAPGSSLVSSVFFMLLPEQVYVYGDCAINPDPTAEQLAEIAIQSADSAIAFGIEPRVAMLSYSTGTSGAGSDVEKVREATRLAQEKRPDLMIDGPLQYDAAVMADVAKSKAPNSPVAGRATVFIFPDLNTGNTTYKAVQRSADLISIGPMLQGMRKPVNDLSRGALVDDIVYTIALTAIQSSQQQA; via the coding sequence GTGTCCCGTACAATTATGCTTATCCCTACCGGAACCAGCGTCGGCCTGACCAGCGTCAGCCTCGGTGTTGTCCGTGCTATGGAACGCAAAGGCGTTCGCCTGAGCGTGTTTAAACCCATCGCTCAACCGCGCGCCGGTGGCGATGCGCCAGACCAGACCACTACCATCATTCGCGCGAACTCCGGTCTGCCAGCCGCAGAACCGTTGAAGATGAGCCACGTTGAGTCGCTGCTCTCCAGCAACCAGAAAGACGTGCTGATGGAAGAGATCATCGCCAACTACCACGCCAACGCTCAGGATGCCGAAGTGGTACTGGTTGAAGGTCTGGTCCCGACTCGTAAGCATCAGTTTGCCCAGTCTCTGAACTACGAAATCGCTAAAACGCTGAACGCTGAAATCGTTTTCGTCATGTCCCAGGGTACTGATACCCCGGAACAGCTGAACGAGCGCGTCGAACTGACTCGCAGCAGCTTCGGCGGCGCGAAAAATACCAATATTACCGGCGTTATCGTCAACAAGCTGAACGCGCCGGTTGACGAACAGGGCCGCACTCGTCCTGACCTGTCTGAAATCTTTGACGACTCTTCTAAAGCGAAAGTTGTGAAGATCGATCCGGCTCAGCTGCAGAAAGGAAGTTCGTTACCGGTTCTGGGCGCAGTGCCGTGGAGCTTCGATCTGATCGCTACTCGTGCGATTGATATGGCGCATCACCTGAACGCCACCATCATCAACGAAGGTGATATCAATACCCGCCGCGTGAAGTCCGTGACCTTCTGCGCCCGTAGCATCCCGCACATGCTGGAGCACTTCCGCGCGGGCTCTCTGCTGGTGACTTCCGCAGACCGTCCTGACGTGCTGGTCGCCGCCTGCCTGGCTGCGATGAACGGCGTGGAAATCGGCGCCATTCTGCTGACCGGCGGCTATGAAATGGACGAGCGCATCAGCAAACTGTGTGAACGTGCTTTCGCTACCGGCCTGCCGGTATTTATGGTCAACACCAACACCTGGCAGACCTCCCTGAGCCTGCAGAGCTTCAACCTGGAAGTTCCGGTTGACGATCACGAGCGCATCGAGAAAGTTCAGGAATACGTGGCTAACTATATTAACGCCGACTGGATCGAATCTCTGACCGCAACTTCTGAGCGCAGCCGTCGTCTCTCCCCGCCAGCCTTCCGCTATCAGCTCACCGAGCTGGCGCGTAAAGCAGGCAAGCGCGTGGTTCTGCCGGAAGGCAACGAACCGCGTACCGTAAAAGCGGCGGCTATCTGCGCCGAGCGCGGGATCGCAACCTGTGTTCTGCTGGGGAACCCGGATGAAATCACCCGCGTTGCCGCCTCTCAGGGCGTCGAACTGGGTGCCGGTATCGAAATCGTCGATCCAGAAGTGGTTCGTGAAAGCTACGTGGCTCGCCTGGTCGAACTGCGTAAGAGCAAGGGTATGACCGAAGCGGTTGCCCGCGAGCAGCTGGAAGATAACGTGGTTCTCGGCACGCTGATGCTGGAACAGGACGAAGTCGACGGTCTGGTCTCCGGCGCGGTTCACACCACCGCCAACACCATCCGTCCACCGCTGCAGCTGATCAAAACTGCCCCGGGCAGCTCTCTGGTCTCTTCCGTGTTCTTCATGCTGCTGCCGGAACAGGTTTACGTTTACGGCGACTGCGCGATCAACCCGGATCCGACCGCTGAACAGCTGGCTGAAATCGCTATCCAGTCTGCGGACTCGGCGATTGCCTTCGGCATCGAGCCGCGCGTTGCGATGCTCTCCTACTCCACCGGCACCTCTGGCGCAGGCAGCGATGTAGAGAAAGTACGTGAAGCAACTCGTCTGGCGCAGGAAAAACGTCCTGACCTGATGATCGATGGCCCGCTACAGTACGATGCTGCGGTAATGGCCGACGTAGCGAAGTCCAAAGCGCCGAACTCTCCGGTTGCCGGCCGCGCTACCGTGTTCATCTTCCCGGATCTGAACACCGGTAACACCACTTACAAAGCCGTACAGCGCTCTGCCGACCTGATCTCCATCGGGCCGATGCTGCAAGGAATGCGTAAGCCGGTGAACGACCTGTCCCGCGGCGCGCTGGTTGACGATATCGTCTATACCATCGCCCTGACCGCGATTCAGTCTTCTCAGCAACAAGCATAA
- a CDS encoding sugar phosphatase, with amino-acid sequence MQCKGFLFDLDGTLVDSLPVVERSWCKWADRFSIPHDEVLNFIHGKQAITSLRHFLPGRSEDEIQAEFVWLEAVEAADTNGVTALPGAVALLNTLDEAGIPWAIVTSGSIPVAHARHRAAGLPDVDVFVTAERVKHGKPAPDAYLLGAELLGLAPKECAVVEDAPAGLLSGLNAGCRTIAVNVPADAPRLNEADLVLTTLESLLVERLPDGNVNVSLNN; translated from the coding sequence GTGCAGTGTAAAGGTTTCCTGTTTGATCTTGACGGGACATTAGTCGATTCGTTGCCGGTAGTGGAACGTTCGTGGTGCAAATGGGCGGATCGATTCAGTATCCCGCACGATGAAGTGCTGAACTTCATTCATGGCAAACAGGCGATAACCTCGTTGCGTCATTTTCTTCCCGGCCGCAGCGAAGACGAAATTCAGGCCGAGTTCGTCTGGCTGGAAGCGGTAGAAGCGGCTGATACGAATGGCGTAACGGCGCTGCCCGGAGCCGTGGCATTGCTTAATACTCTCGATGAAGCCGGTATACCGTGGGCGATTGTGACTTCGGGGTCGATTCCCGTTGCTCATGCTCGTCATCGTGCTGCTGGTCTGCCTGATGTTGACGTTTTTGTTACCGCCGAGCGCGTCAAGCACGGGAAACCTGCGCCGGACGCCTATCTGCTGGGAGCTGAACTGCTGGGGCTGGCGCCAAAAGAGTGTGCCGTCGTGGAGGATGCTCCTGCCGGTCTGCTCTCCGGGCTGAATGCTGGATGTCGCACGATCGCGGTAAATGTGCCCGCAGATGCGCCGCGTCTCAATGAAGCCGACCTGGTGTTAACAACGCTGGAGAGTCTGCTGGTTGAGCGTCTGCCCGATGGCAATGTGAATGTCAGCCTTAACAACTAA
- a CDS encoding SLC13 family permease, translating to MNGELIWVLTLLAVAVVLFATGKVRMDAIALLVIVAFVLSDTLTLSEAFSGFSDPNVILIAALFIIGDGLVRTGVATKMGSWLVKVAGNSETKMLVFLMLTVAGLGAFMSSTGVVAIFIPVVLSVSMRMNTSPSRLMMPLSFAGLISGMMTLVATPPNLVVNSELVREGLQGFGFFSVTPIGLVVLVLGVFYMLVMRFMLKGEEGEQVRDGRKRSTFRDLIKDYHLTGRARRLAIRPGSPMIGQRLDDLKLRERYGANVIGVERWRRFRRVIVNVNGVSEFRARDVLLIDMSASEIDLRQFCGEQMLEPMILRGEYFSDQALDVGMAEVSLIPDSELIGKTVREIAFRTRFDLNIVGLKRDGKALDGAVTDEALQLGDIMLVVGNWRQIALLAKRGRDFVVLNMPIEVNDASPAHSQAPHAIFCLVLMVALMLTDEIPNPIAAIIACLLMGKFRCINAESAYKAIHWPSIILIVGMMPFALALQKTGGVDLVVKGLMDVAGSKGPYLMLGCLFVMCAAIGLFISNTATAVLMAPIALAAAKSMGVSPYPFAMVVAMAASAAFMTPVSSPVNTLVLGPGKYSFSDFVKIGVPFTIMVMVVCVLLIPVLFPF from the coding sequence GTGAACGGTGAATTGATTTGGGTTTTAACCCTTCTTGCCGTAGCGGTCGTACTCTTTGCCACCGGAAAAGTGCGCATGGACGCTATCGCATTGCTGGTGATCGTCGCTTTTGTCCTCAGCGATACCTTAACTCTCAGCGAGGCCTTCTCGGGTTTTAGCGATCCTAACGTTATCCTGATCGCCGCTCTTTTCATCATTGGCGATGGGCTGGTGCGTACCGGCGTCGCCACCAAAATGGGCTCCTGGCTGGTGAAGGTTGCCGGCAACAGCGAAACCAAAATGCTGGTCTTTTTAATGCTGACCGTGGCCGGATTGGGCGCTTTTATGAGCTCGACGGGCGTGGTGGCCATTTTTATTCCGGTAGTGCTCAGCGTGTCAATGCGCATGAACACGTCGCCTTCGCGGCTGATGATGCCGCTCAGCTTTGCCGGGCTTATCAGCGGGATGATGACCCTGGTAGCCACGCCGCCTAACCTGGTCGTCAACAGTGAACTTGTGCGCGAAGGGTTACAGGGATTCGGCTTTTTTAGCGTCACGCCGATTGGCCTTGTGGTACTGGTACTGGGCGTTTTCTATATGCTGGTGATGCGCTTTATGCTTAAGGGAGAGGAAGGCGAGCAGGTACGCGATGGGCGTAAAAGAAGCACCTTCCGCGATTTAATCAAAGATTATCACCTGACGGGTAGAGCGCGTCGCCTGGCCATCCGTCCCGGTTCGCCGATGATAGGCCAGCGTCTGGATGACCTGAAGCTACGCGAACGCTACGGGGCGAACGTTATCGGCGTTGAACGCTGGCGGCGATTTCGGCGGGTTATCGTTAACGTCAACGGGGTCTCTGAATTCCGCGCCCGCGACGTTCTGCTGATCGATATGTCGGCCTCGGAGATCGATTTACGCCAGTTTTGCGGCGAGCAAATGCTGGAGCCGATGATATTACGCGGTGAATATTTTTCCGATCAGGCCCTTGATGTGGGGATGGCCGAAGTCTCCCTGATTCCGGATTCCGAACTGATTGGCAAGACGGTCCGCGAAATCGCCTTTCGTACCCGTTTTGATTTGAACATCGTCGGCCTGAAACGCGATGGTAAAGCGCTGGATGGCGCGGTTACCGATGAAGCCCTGCAGCTGGGCGATATCATGCTGGTGGTGGGTAACTGGCGGCAGATAGCCCTGCTGGCCAAGCGGGGTCGAGACTTTGTGGTGCTGAATATGCCCATTGAGGTCAATGACGCCTCGCCGGCGCACAGCCAGGCGCCGCACGCCATTTTCTGCCTGGTGCTGATGGTGGCGCTCATGCTGACTGACGAAATACCTAACCCTATAGCGGCCATCATTGCCTGCCTGCTGATGGGCAAATTTCGCTGTATTAACGCCGAAAGCGCCTATAAAGCTATTCACTGGCCGAGCATAATTTTGATTGTCGGCATGATGCCGTTTGCCCTGGCGTTGCAGAAAACCGGCGGGGTGGATTTGGTGGTGAAAGGGCTAATGGACGTCGCGGGAAGTAAAGGGCCTTATCTGATGCTTGGCTGCCTGTTTGTGATGTGCGCGGCTATCGGTCTGTTTATTTCCAACACCGCTACCGCGGTGCTGATGGCGCCTATTGCGCTGGCTGCCGCGAAGTCGATGGGCGTATCACCCTATCCCTTTGCGATGGTGGTGGCCATGGCGGCCTCGGCGGCGTTTATGACGCCTGTCTCTTCGCCGGTAAACACACTGGTGCTGGGGCCGGGTAAATATTCGTTCAGTGATTTTGTTAAAATCGGCGTGCCGTTTACCATTATGGTTATGGTGGTATGCGTACTGCTGATCCCGGTGCTGTTTCCGTTCTGA